Genomic window (Jatrophihabitans sp.):
GGCGTCACCGACCAGGGCCGGCTGGCCGAGCTGCGGCCGGTGGTCGGCCGGGTCGTCGGCGTCAACCCGGTGATCATGCTGGGCTGGTTCTACCCGCGGCTGCGCCCGCTCTGGCCGTGGCGCAGGTTCACCGACATCCGGCGGGACCTGGACCGGGTGCTCTACGCCGAGATCGCCGCGCGCCGCCAGGCCGGTGACCTGGGCAGCCGTCCCGACGTGCTGTCCCAGTTGCTGCGGCTGGCCGGCCCCGGTGTGGCGCTCACCGACGCCGAGCTACGGGACAACCTGGTCACCTTGCTGCTGGCCGGGCACGAGACCACCGCCACCGCCCTGGCCTGGGCCTTCTGCGAGCTGGCACGCGACCCCGAGCTGCTCAGGCAGGCCCAGCAGGCCGCCGACGCCGGCGACGAGAACTACCTGCAGGCGCTGGCCAAGGAGTCGATGCGGTTGCACCCGGTCCTCTACCAGGTGGCCCGGCGGGTGACCGAGCCGGTCGAGCTGGGCGGCTACCTGGTGCCGGCCGGGACCACCGTGGTGCCCGCCATCGGGCTGCTGCACGCCGACCCGCGCCATCATGACGATCCCACCCGCTGTGACCCCGGACGCTTTCTCGGCGGCCAGCCGGCCGTCGGCAGCTGGATACCGTTCGGAGGCGGTGACCGGCGTTGCCTGGGCGCCGGCTTCGCGCTGCTGGAGGCCAGCGTGGTGCTGGGCGAGGTGCTGCGCCGTTACGACCTGAGTGCCGGGGCGTCCCGGCCCGAGCGGGCCAAGGCCCGCCACATCACCCTGGCCCCCAGCCGGGGAGCGCGGGTGACGCTGTCACGACGAACCGGTTGAGACTCCCGTCCGGCTGGGCTGGTGGCTCGCATGCCACCGGCCGGCATGCCACCGCCTCGCATGCGACAAGCTTGCCTGGGCCGGCCGCCCGCCGGATCTGCCGGCGACCACGGTCCAGCCGGCCGGCACCGGCGGCAGCTGCGCCTGCACCAGCAGCCGGTCCCGGATCAGGCCCAGCACCGTTTCGGCGCTGACCTGCCTGAGCCCGAGCCGATCCCGGCGCCGCGCCTGGATCAGCGCGACCAGCGCGGTGACCGCCACCATTACCAAACCTGACTCCGACAGCTGAGCCGGATCCGGCCCGTGCGCGAGGACGACCAGGCCCAGGCAGAGCGCCGCGGTCACCAGCAGCGCCAGCATCGCCCGCTGGCCGAGCGCCAGCGACGACAGCACCACCATGACGGCGATCAGCGCTGCCATCTCGACCGGGCTGCCGTCATCCAGCAGCGCCCAGCAGGCGCCCAGCAGCAGCGCCAGCACCGCTAGCACCGCGAGCACGCGCTGGGAAGGCCGCTTGGCGCGGGCCCGGAGCCGGCGCGCGTGGCCACTCAAGCTGTCGGGGAATGCCGCGGTCATGGTGACGCTCACCGTAGTGAGCAACGACCTGGCCGGTAGCGAAGCGGTACCGATCTGTTACGGAGCGTGTCCGCTTTCGCCAGCTGTGACCGTTCGGGCAGGATGGGCAGATGACTGAAGCCCAGGACCGGCCCAGGCGTCGCCGCCGGCCACGCCGAT
Coding sequences:
- a CDS encoding cytochrome P450 encodes the protein MTGRAGTEAGAPTLPGAPTLPGPRLPIAVQTLLFGRYRQRWLPRLRRRYGDSYLIRLAPHRRRLVVLSRLADVRTVFAGSASVFHAGEGNAILRPIMGKHSVLLLDEGEHLRIRQLLMPAFHGASLRGYRQLITELTRAEVAGWPTGRPVRLHQRMQALTLEIILQVVFGVTDQGRLAELRPVVGRVVGVNPVIMLGWFYPRLRPLWPWRRFTDIRRDLDRVLYAEIAARRQAGDLGSRPDVLSQLLRLAGPGVALTDAELRDNLVTLLLAGHETTATALAWAFCELARDPELLRQAQQAADAGDENYLQALAKESMRLHPVLYQVARRVTEPVELGGYLVPAGTTVVPAIGLLHADPRHHDDPTRCDPGRFLGGQPAVGSWIPFGGGDRRCLGAGFALLEASVVLGEVLRRYDLSAGASRPERAKARHITLAPSRGARVTLSRRTG